The genomic region ACGTCCGTCATCACATCGCCCACCACTTTAGTGCGAGCTGCTAGCCCCTCAGACGCTAAATGCTGCGCAGCCACCTCAGTGGGCGCCAAAAGTAAATCGGAACAGTGGTCAGTAACCACGCGGTTAATCTCCTCGGGCATATCCCGGTTAAAAGACCGCAAACCGGCCTCAAGGTGCGCAACCTTAAAATGCAATTTAACGGCGGAAAGGGAAGCCGCTAACGTTGAGTTCGTATCCCCGTACACCAACACCCAGTCGGGCCGGTGCTTTTCTAAAATGTCGTCCAGCGCCGCCAGCATCGCGCCCGTCTGCTTGCCGTGCGAACCAGACCCAACGCCCAGGTGCTCATCGGGCTTAGGGATCCCCAGATCCTCAAAGAAAACATCTGAAAGCATCGGATCGTAGTGCTGACCCGTGTGAACCACCGTGTGCTCAACACCCGCAGCCGCAGCCGCATGCGCAATCGGAGCTAACTTCACAAACTGAGGGCGCGCCCCCACGACAGACATAAGCTTCATGACTACTAGTTTACACAGCGCAAGAAACAGGCCTGCACGCTACTCAAACCGCACCCGGGCACGACTGAACAGTAATGCCCCGCAACCTAGTCGCAACCATCAATAGGGGGTCTGGTTCGCGGTTGCACAGCCATTTATAATATTGGAAGCTGTAGAATCGATTCAGCACATGAACGATCGGAAGGGTATCAATGCGCGTAGCAGTAGTTGCAATGGGGAAAATCGGCTTACCACTAGCCGTTCAGTTCGCAGAAAGTGGCCAAGAAGTCATCGGTGTGGATGTGAACCAGAAAACCGTCGACACCATTAACGAAGGTAAAGAACCCTTTCCTGGGGAAGCGCACCTGGCAGAAAAACTAGCGCAACTAGTTCCCGCAGGAAAACTGCGCGCAACCACTGACTACGCGGAGGCGATCCCAGACGCAGACGCGGTCGTTATCGTAGTGCCCCTGTTCGTCAACGACGAAACGTGGGAACCAGACTTCAAGTGGATGGACGCAGCCACGAAATCACTGGCTGAACACCTCACGGCAAACACCCTCATCTCATACGAAACCACCCTGCCTGTCGGCACCACGCGGGGACGCTGGAAACCGATGATAGAAGAAATCTCAGGTCTCAAAGAAGGCAGCGATTTCCACCTCGTGTTCTCACCCGAACGCGTACTCACCGGCCGCGTCTTCCAAGATCTGCGCCGCTACCCGAAACTGATTGGCGCACTCACAGAAGAAGGCGCAAAACGCGCGCACGAGTTCTACGAAACCGTGCTCACCTTCGATGAGCGCCCCGACCTACCGCGCGAAAACGGGGTGTGGGACCTGGGGACAGCAGAAGCATCCGAAATGGCTAAGCTTGCCGAAACCACTTACCGCGATGTGAACATCGGGTTAGCGAACCAGTTCGCAGTTTACGCGGACAAAGTAGGGCTCGACGTGAACGCGGTGATCGATGCGTGCAACTCGCAACCTTACTCGCACATCCACCGCCCTGGCATCGCCGTCGGTGGACACTGCATCCCCGTGTACCCGCGGCTGTACCTATCAACCGACCCCGACGCCTCCGTAGTCCGCACCGCCCGCACGTTCAACGCTGGCATGCCCGCCTACGTGGTGGGGCGTGTAGAAGAGCTCCTCGGTGACCTCAAAGGGCAAACCGTGGCTGTACTCGGTGCCTCCTACCGCGGCGGCGTAAAAGAAACCGCGTTCTCCGGTGTTTTTGAAACCGTGAACCAACTGCGTGAACGCGGCGCGAAGGTACTGGTGCACGACCCCATGTGGACCGACGAAGAACTAGCCGGTTTCGGTTGGGACGCCTACCACCTGGGAGAGGAAGTCACTGCCGCGATCGTGCAAGCCGACCACGCGGAATACAAAACCCTCAAACCCAGCGACCTGCCGGGCATTAAACTACTTTTCGACGGCCGCCGCGTAACCGACCCGCAACTGTGGCAAGGTACGCCACGCATCGTGATCGGTGACCGCGTCCCAGAAGAAACTGGCCACCAGGCGTAACCCAAAGCCCGCGCAGCACAAACCCAGGTGGGCGAGCCCTGTCAGCAGACACTGAGCTGCAACAGCTGGCACACCATCCGCGCCACTGGCTGCGCGGGACACAAAACGGCGCTGAGGATACAAAAGAATGCTGAACTGGTTTTCCCTGATACTGCCATTTTTCTTGGCGCTCGTAGTGATTTACGTGCCGGGCGTGATGCTCCTATCCGCGCTCGGCACGCGCCGCTTCAACATGTGGGCATTCGCTCCCGCCGTGTCGATCGCGTGGGTTGCGGGCCTGGCGGTCGCGTTGCCCCTCTTAGACCTACAGTTTTCGTGGCCCCCACTAGTTATCGCCACGCTGGCTGCGTTCGCTGTCCTACATTTCCTGCGGTATATCTTCTTGAGGTTCTTCGCGACCCGGCTGATTTCTCGCCAACCTCAGTCTGGTGAACTCCGCGCTGCGAGTGACTTCCAGTTGGAGACCGGTAGCGCAAGCAAGCGGCCGCGGATCGGCCCGGCCGTATGGGGGACGCTAATCAGCTTCCCATTCGCACTCGGAGCATTCATCGCCGGAATTAAAGACCCGCATCTGCCACCGCAAACTTGGGACGGCATCTTCCACCTGTCCGCAATCCGGTGGATCCTCGAGTCCGGCAACGGATCCACCCGCAACCTCGCCGCCGTGGCAACCATGCTGCAAGAAAACCAGTCCGTCCGCGGCGGCCTCTACCCAGCTGCGTTCCACGACATCGCCGCCCTCATCACCCCGGGCACAGACGTGATCGTCGCAGCAAACGCCCTGTCGCTCATCACCTGCGCGGTCATCTGGCCGATGGCAGCCGCATGCCTCGCGGCGGTACTCGCACCCGGCCGACGGTTCGTACCGGTTGCCGTGGCGCTCGCGGCAACCACGTACTCCACCTTCCCAGAGCTCACCGCCACGCGCGGTACCCTCTGGCCCCTCACCCTGTCGTACGCACTCCTGCCGCTCCTACTGGCGGGCTTAGTACAGCTGTTCCTTGCCGCGCCCCCACGTGCGCTGCGTGTGCGTACAGCTGCCCTGTGCCTCGTCGTCACGCTTGCGATTGGCCTGGCCCACCCGCAGGGCGTGCTGGCAGCGATCGTGCCACTCGTGTTCCTCATGCTATTTGGGACGTTCAAAATCTTGAGGAACTGGCGGCTCTACCACGCGGGTCAATACCTGGTGCTGGGGCTGTGCCTGCTGGGAACAGTCGGGGGGATAGCGCTGATCTACCGGATGCGCCTGTGGGAATGGTTTGCCGAATGGGAATCGCAGCGCATCGTTGAAGGTAATGCGCTGCGCGAACTGGTGAAACTGGGGCTAGACGTGCAAAGCCCCTACCGGATCCCGGCGGTTGCGCTGGGAATTGTGCTGCTCGTTGGCATGGTGGTGTGCGTGCGGCGGTTGCAAACCCTGTGGCTCGTGGCCGCGTGGATTGTGTTCGCCTGGGTATACATCGCGTTGCAAACAGACCAGCTGCCCGGCTACCAACTGGCCGCTTTCTGGTACTACGACCAAGCGCGCCTGGGGGGAATACTCCCGATTTTCGGTGCCGTTATGGCTGGGATCGGGTTAGACGCGCTGCGGCACGTTGGTAAACCCCGGTTCGGGGCGCGTGCGCGCCAGTGGGGGGCGGTTACCACCACAGTCGTGTTTATAATCGCTTCGCTCGGCCTGGGCGTGGCGGAGGCGCAGGCGAAATTTGCGCAGTTCTACCAGTACAAACCCGGGGTGGGGCCAAACTCGCTGGTGAGCGCAGATGAGATCCAGATGATTAAACGCCTGGGCAACAAACTCCAACCCGGTGGCGTGGTTATAGGGGACCCGCGGGCAGGCACTACATTGGTGTACGCACTAACGGGCCAACCCGTGTTGTTCCGTCACCTGGATGGCGCGTGGCAGTACCCGCAGTACTACATCGGCCAGTACTTCGACAAGTTCGGTCACGACGCCCCCCTGTGCGAGCGGATTGCGCAGCACAAGATCAAGTACGTGTACGCCGACAGCTCACACTACTGGATTGGGAAGCAATCCGACGGGCAATTCGACGGGCTAGCCAAGTTCAAACCCGAAGCGTTCCCCGATGCCCTCAAGCTAATAGACAAGGCCGACGGGGCTCGCGTGTTCGAAATCAAAAACTGCCCCGTCCATAAATAACGCGCAAAAAAGTACGTAATGCGGGCGCGGGTACATGTAATGCCAGAATATGTGCGGAACAGGGGGAGCGGCGCTCTATGCAAGTGGGGCACGAGAACGCGCGCGTATCACCGAGGCCAAGCGGCTTATCCAACGAAGCGGTTAATGAACCCTAACCCAAGAGCGTTTGCTTCCAATAGGGCCCGCCGCTTCCACGTCAACGCCCGCACCAGCGGGTTCTCGCGCCACTTCGGATACAGGGTCCGCAGCGTGTCGCGCAGCACCGGCAGTTCGGGGGCGCGCCGATCAATCTCATACACCCGCCGGTAAGTAGCCGCCATCAAATGAACCACCGCTAAAAACTCCGCCTCCAAGTACACGCGTGGATCGTCAAAATCTAACGCGTACTGCGTAAGCATCTTCGCCACCGGAATAATATCCAGGTTCTGCCGCAAATCTGGCGTGTTCATAATCGAACCTACCCGGTTGAAGTACCAGCACAACGGCTTGCGACTCACCCGGATGCCACGCGCCGCCATGGTAAGACGCGGCAGAGTCGCCAGGTCCTCATAAATCAAACCCGGTGGAAAATCCAAGCCAGAACGATCAAACAAACTCCGGGCAATCACCCGCATCCCCACCTGAATATCCAAGTTCACCAACCACGGTGCCTGCGTCACACTTGGGAACCGACGCTTCACATTCGCATGCCCTTCAATTCGATGCCGCTGCGGATGCATATACGTCATAAGCACGCGCTCATCACCCGACAAATCCGCATTCTTCAACACCATCGGGTACGCGAACAATTCCGTGTCCGCCGCCCACCTATCCAGGTCCGCTTTTATTACCTTGAGGGCACCTGGCGCAACCATGTCGTCAGCGTCCACGAACCAAATGAAATCCCCCCGGACTTCACGCAACGCCGTGTTCCGCGCCTTCGACACCCCACCGTTCTTCTGCGTCACCACCCGCAGCCGCCGATCCGCTTCGAACTGCGCGACAATCTGCATCGACCCATCCGTGGAACCATCGTTGACGATCAGGACCTCAACCCAATCGCAGTTGTGTGCCGCCTCAAAAATAGATGACAAACACGCCCGCAGATACTGCTCTTTGTTGTACAGGGGAATCGCAATCGACAACAGGGGAGTATTAACCACAGCAGACTTCCTATATAGGTAGAATCGTTGAGGACAATTGTAGACTACCCGCGTGAGTAGCGGACGGGGACGAAAACACGGTTACGTAAGCGGCAGGCCACGGCGAAACCGCCTCGCTTCGTGAACCGTGGGCAACTGCGGATAGGTGCGGATAGGTGCGCGCCCATTACGGGTGGTTGCTCGCGAGTGGCGGGCGCGTATGCTGGAGAGGTTCAAGAGGAGGGACTAGGTGGGGAAACTCAAACAGAGATTCGCGGGTAGACGCGGCACTCTGGCGAAGAACACGTTCTTCCTGTACATCCTCATATTCTCCAGCTATGTTCTTGGCGCCATCACAATCCCTTACCAAACCAGGGTCATGGGCCCGCAGATTTATGGCAAACTCAACTGGGCGATAGCGACCATGGCGTACTTTGCGCTCCTCATTGACTTTGGCTACATGCTTTCGGGTACCGAACAGGTTGCGCGCAACCGCGAGAACCGCGAAGAAATCGAACGCATCGTCGGTGGCATCACTATAAACAAAGTGGTGACCGTGCTGATCGGCCTGGTCGTTCTGGTTCCCCTGGCGTTCACCTGGTCGAAGATGAACACCGACCCGTGGTTCTACATCCTCGT from Gleimia hominis harbors:
- a CDS encoding nucleotide sugar dehydrogenase, producing the protein MRVAVVAMGKIGLPLAVQFAESGQEVIGVDVNQKTVDTINEGKEPFPGEAHLAEKLAQLVPAGKLRATTDYAEAIPDADAVVIVVPLFVNDETWEPDFKWMDAATKSLAEHLTANTLISYETTLPVGTTRGRWKPMIEEISGLKEGSDFHLVFSPERVLTGRVFQDLRRYPKLIGALTEEGAKRAHEFYETVLTFDERPDLPRENGVWDLGTAEASEMAKLAETTYRDVNIGLANQFAVYADKVGLDVNAVIDACNSQPYSHIHRPGIAVGGHCIPVYPRLYLSTDPDASVVRTARTFNAGMPAYVVGRVEELLGDLKGQTVAVLGASYRGGVKETAFSGVFETVNQLRERGAKVLVHDPMWTDEELAGFGWDAYHLGEEVTAAIVQADHAEYKTLKPSDLPGIKLLFDGRRVTDPQLWQGTPRIVIGDRVPEETGHQA
- a CDS encoding DUF6541 family protein, coding for MLNWFSLILPFFLALVVIYVPGVMLLSALGTRRFNMWAFAPAVSIAWVAGLAVALPLLDLQFSWPPLVIATLAAFAVLHFLRYIFLRFFATRLISRQPQSGELRAASDFQLETGSASKRPRIGPAVWGTLISFPFALGAFIAGIKDPHLPPQTWDGIFHLSAIRWILESGNGSTRNLAAVATMLQENQSVRGGLYPAAFHDIAALITPGTDVIVAANALSLITCAVIWPMAAACLAAVLAPGRRFVPVAVALAATTYSTFPELTATRGTLWPLTLSYALLPLLLAGLVQLFLAAPPRALRVRTAALCLVVTLAIGLAHPQGVLAAIVPLVFLMLFGTFKILRNWRLYHAGQYLVLGLCLLGTVGGIALIYRMRLWEWFAEWESQRIVEGNALRELVKLGLDVQSPYRIPAVALGIVLLVGMVVCVRRLQTLWLVAAWIVFAWVYIALQTDQLPGYQLAAFWYYDQARLGGILPIFGAVMAGIGLDALRHVGKPRFGARARQWGAVTTTVVFIIASLGLGVAEAQAKFAQFYQYKPGVGPNSLVSADEIQMIKRLGNKLQPGGVVIGDPRAGTTLVYALTGQPVLFRHLDGAWQYPQYYIGQYFDKFGHDAPLCERIAQHKIKYVYADSSHYWIGKQSDGQFDGLAKFKPEAFPDALKLIDKADGARVFEIKNCPVHK
- a CDS encoding glycosyltransferase family 2 protein, whose protein sequence is MVNTPLLSIAIPLYNKEQYLRACLSSIFEAAHNCDWVEVLIVNDGSTDGSMQIVAQFEADRRLRVVTQKNGGVSKARNTALREVRGDFIWFVDADDMVAPGALKVIKADLDRWAADTELFAYPMVLKNADLSGDERVLMTYMHPQRHRIEGHANVKRRFPSVTQAPWLVNLDIQVGMRVIARSLFDRSGLDFPPGLIYEDLATLPRLTMAARGIRVSRKPLCWYFNRVGSIMNTPDLRQNLDIIPVAKMLTQYALDFDDPRVYLEAEFLAVVHLMAATYRRVYEIDRRAPELPVLRDTLRTLYPKWRENPLVRALTWKRRALLEANALGLGFINRFVG